The following coding sequences lie in one Phalacrocorax aristotelis chromosome 2, bGulAri2.1, whole genome shotgun sequence genomic window:
- the TBC1D7 gene encoding TBC1 domain family member 7 isoform X2 has product MADDSQRNFRSVYYEKVGFRGVEEKKSLEILLKDDRLDIEKLCTFSQRFPLPSMYRILVWKVLLGIIPPHHESHALVMKYRKEQYWDIHHALRVIRFISDSTPQVDVFLRIHQLESGKLPRNLAFPLEPEDEVFLAIAKAMEEMVEDPIECYWLVSCFVNQLNSKHKDSLQQLPKILEQYLNIEDNRLLMHLKACAAMSKLPYDLWFKKCFAGCLPESSLQRVWDKVISGSCKILVFVAVEILLTFKMKIIALNTAEKITQFLENIPQDNTDAIVSKAVDLWRTHCGTPAHSV; this is encoded by the exons ATGGCTGACGACTCTCAGAGAAACTTTCGCTCAGTGTATTATGAAAAAGTTGGGTTTCGTGGAGTTGAAGAAAAGAAGTCACTGGAAATTCTGTTGAAAGATGACCGGCTGG ATATTGAGAAGCTTTGCACATTCAGTCAAAGGTTTCCTCTCCCATCCATGTATCGTATACTGGTGTGGAAAGTGCTTTTAG gAATTATTCCTCCTCATCATGAATCTCATGCTTTGGTGATGAAGTACCGGAAGGAGCAGTACTGGGATATACACCATGCTCTTCGTGTAATTCGTTTTATTAGTGATTCTACCCCACAGGTAGATGTTTTCCTCCGCATACATCAGCTGGAATCAGGAAAACTGCCTCGAAACTTGGCTTTTCCATTG GAACCTGAAGATGAAGTGTTTCTTGCTATTGCTAAAGCGATGGAGGAAATGGTGGAGGATCCTATAGAATGCTATTGGCTTGTCAGTTGCTTTGTGAATCAGCTGAACAGCAAGCACAAAGATTCATTACAACAGCTG ccaaaaatTCTAGAGCAGTATTTGAACATTGAAGATAACAGACTCCTGATGCATCTGAAAGCATGTGCTGCAATGAGCAAACTCCCGTACGATCTTTggtttaaaaagtgttttgcagGGTGTTTACCTGAGTCCAGTTTGCAGAG agtCTGGGACAAAGTTATTAGTGGGTCCTGCAAGATTCTCGTTTTTGTTGCTGTGGAGATATTATTAACctttaaaatgaagataatAGCACTGAATACTGCAGAAAAGATCACGCAGTTTTTGGAAAAT